ACAGCAAAGGCAAAACCGAGGCAACAAACACAAACGTTTATAAGCAGATCGTGGTCGCCACTGTGCCGAAAATGGTTCGTAAAAAGAAGGTCAAAAAGAGTGGGAAGGTGAAAGGAGCGATGACGATGCAGTTTCGGGAAAGCAAGGATTCTGAATGGATTGTTGTGGGACGTTCGCATGTTCATGAGCAGGGAGTTTTTGCAAAAAAGGACATTCCGAAAGGGACGCGCATTATTGAATACACAGGTGAAAAGATTACAAAAGCAGAGTCTGCGAGAAGGTCTGAGCGAGAGAACGGCCATGCTGGTCAAGTGTACATTTTTGAGTTGAACAAGCGGTATGATATTGACGGCGCCGTTGGTGGGAGTGATGCAATTTACATTAACCACTCGTGTGAGCCAAATTGCGAGGTGGAGATTATTCGGGGGCGTATTTGGATTGTTGCCCTGCGCGACATTAAAGAGGGGGAGGAGCTCGGGTATGATTATAATTTTGATCTTGAGGATTTTGAGGAGCACCCTTGTAACTGTGGATCGAAGAAGTGCAGAGGGTTTATTGTGGGGGAAGAGCACTGGCCGAAGCTGAAGCGTCTTCTCGCAAAAAAGAAGAAGGCAGCGCTCAAAAAAGAAGACGGCGTAGGGAAGGGGCGCGTGTGAAGTCCTTGCGGGTTGGCAACGCAAGGTTGGTTGGGAAGGGGCGCGTTCACTCCATCAGAGGAGTTTGAGTTTCTCTGTTATTGGGTCGATGAGGTCTTCTTTTGCTGGACCGATGGCGCCGC
The sequence above is drawn from the Candidatus Woesearchaeota archaeon genome and encodes:
- a CDS encoding SET domain-containing protein-lysine N-methyltransferase, giving the protein MQFRESKDSEWIVVGRSHVHEQGVFAKKDIPKGTRIIEYTGEKITKAESARRSERENGHAGQVYIFELNKRYDIDGAVGGSDAIYINHSCEPNCEVEIIRGRIWIVALRDIKEGEELGYDYNFDLEDFEEHPCNCGSKKCRGFIVGEEHWPKLKRLLAKKKKAALKKEDGVGKGRV